In Myxococcus fulvus, the following proteins share a genomic window:
- a CDS encoding prenyltransferase/squalene oxidase repeat-containing protein, translating to MTRQAREVLVRTQEADGSWKGDYSGPLFLSPLYLIGLYAMDRAPDPGHRDGLLANIRAHQNADGGWGLSPGAPSQVFTSVLNYVAQRLLGVDAKDADLARARAWFLPRGGPLGSGSWGKAVLALLGLYEYDGLTPTPPELWLLPKALPFHPSRMWCHCRMVYLPMGWLYGRKARVRQTPLLAELRRELYPEPYESVDWKAARQRVADTDAYTPRSVWLRAASRVLGLYERLHSKRLRARAMAESLAQIRGEDEATNFLCIAFINKMLDTVVWHLEKPDGPEVRAHLAKLPTYLQPTPEGLALNSYNSSQLWDTTFAIQALVASGADHAREALARAGRFVEAQQVREDSPHPERFYRHPSRGAWPFSTREHGWPISDCTGEAVKACLLLEPLGLNRVPRERLAQAVDFILSLQNRDGGWATYEPTRAPPWLERLNASDVFANIMVDISYVECTSSCVQALVAWKKVQPEAPVEDAITRGLDYLRRTQRGDGSWEGSWGVCFSYGTWFAVSGLVAGGATRADPALRRAVRFLEEHQREDGAWSETLQSCWERRWVEGVTGHAVTTSWALLALFACGEADSKSTRRGVAWLRARQGADGRWPREPLAGIYNRTGGIHYDTYLRTFPLWALSLAERTQRRLFPPIQVLTLPPLETGTLTP from the coding sequence ATGACGCGACAGGCGCGAGAGGTGCTGGTGCGGACCCAGGAGGCGGATGGCTCCTGGAAGGGTGACTACAGCGGCCCGCTCTTCCTGAGCCCGCTGTACCTCATCGGGCTGTACGCGATGGACCGGGCCCCGGACCCAGGCCACCGGGACGGGCTGCTCGCGAACATCCGCGCCCACCAGAACGCGGACGGTGGCTGGGGGCTCTCGCCGGGCGCGCCGAGCCAGGTCTTCACCTCGGTGCTCAACTACGTGGCGCAGCGGCTGCTCGGCGTCGACGCCAAGGACGCGGACCTCGCTCGCGCGCGCGCCTGGTTCCTGCCTCGGGGTGGACCGTTGGGCAGCGGCTCCTGGGGCAAGGCCGTCCTCGCGCTGCTGGGCCTCTACGAATACGACGGACTCACCCCCACCCCACCGGAGCTGTGGCTGCTGCCGAAGGCGCTGCCGTTCCATCCCTCCAGGATGTGGTGCCACTGCCGCATGGTGTACCTGCCCATGGGCTGGCTCTACGGGCGCAAGGCGCGCGTGAGACAGACGCCCCTGCTGGCCGAGCTGCGGCGCGAGCTGTATCCCGAGCCCTACGAGTCCGTGGACTGGAAGGCGGCGCGCCAGCGGGTGGCCGACACCGACGCGTACACGCCCCGCAGTGTCTGGCTGCGCGCCGCCAGCCGCGTGCTCGGGCTCTACGAGCGGCTGCACTCCAAGCGCCTGCGGGCCCGGGCGATGGCGGAGTCGCTGGCGCAGATTCGCGGCGAGGACGAGGCCACGAACTTCCTGTGCATCGCCTTCATCAACAAGATGCTCGACACCGTGGTCTGGCACCTGGAGAAGCCCGACGGCCCCGAGGTGCGCGCCCACCTCGCGAAGCTGCCCACCTATCTGCAGCCCACGCCCGAGGGCCTCGCGCTCAACAGCTACAACTCCTCGCAGCTCTGGGACACCACCTTCGCCATCCAGGCGCTGGTGGCCTCGGGCGCGGACCACGCAAGGGAGGCGCTCGCGCGCGCGGGCCGCTTCGTGGAGGCACAGCAGGTGCGCGAGGACTCGCCCCACCCCGAGCGCTTCTACCGCCACCCGAGCCGGGGCGCCTGGCCCTTCAGCACCCGCGAGCACGGCTGGCCCATCAGCGACTGCACCGGGGAGGCCGTGAAGGCGTGTCTGCTGCTGGAGCCGCTGGGGCTCAATCGCGTGCCGCGCGAGCGACTGGCCCAGGCCGTGGACTTCATCCTCTCGCTGCAGAACCGCGACGGAGGCTGGGCCACCTATGAGCCGACGCGGGCCCCGCCCTGGCTCGAGCGCCTCAACGCCTCGGACGTGTTCGCCAACATCATGGTGGACATCAGCTACGTCGAGTGCACGTCCTCGTGTGTCCAGGCCCTCGTCGCCTGGAAGAAGGTCCAGCCCGAGGCTCCGGTGGAGGACGCCATCACCCGGGGCCTGGACTACCTGCGGCGCACGCAGCGCGGGGACGGGAGCTGGGAGGGCTCGTGGGGCGTGTGCTTCAGCTATGGCACGTGGTTCGCGGTGTCGGGCCTGGTGGCCGGTGGCGCCACGCGGGCGGACCCGGCGCTGCGCCGGGCCGTGCGCTTCCTCGAGGAGCACCAGCGCGAGGACGGCGCCTGGAGTGAGACCCTCCAGAGCTGCTGGGAGCGGCGCTGGGTGGAGGGAGTCACCGGCCACGCGGTGACGACGTCGTGGGCGCTGCTGGCGCTCTTCGCCTGCGGCGAGGCCGATTCGAAGTCCACCCGCCGGGGCGTGGCGTGGCTGCGCGCGCGGCAGGGCGCGGATGGCCGCTGGCCCCGGGAGCCGCTGGCGGGCATCTACAACCGCACCGGCGGCATCCACTACGACACCTACCTGCGCACCTTCCCGCTGTGGGCCCTGTCGCTCGCGGAGCGGACGCAGCGCCGCCTCTTCCCACCCATCCAGGTGCTCACGCTGCCGCCCCTGGAGACGGGGACCCTGACGCCCTAG
- a CDS encoding RHS repeat-associated core domain-containing protein: MRHPLFLLPVLLAIGAASANSPDGHLSQTAPTGNTGGALAVTATGQAVTSIPLQVPPGIGALSPSLSVNYSSHTENGELGVGFSLAATSSIKRCGRIMSDDATLHPITFRDEANESPPQFPADWFCLDGMRLIGMENSLKVGRVYRKYNDDGSRVLAKASSDGLPGFELQLPDGSSHFYGTDDPSRVYSFDMDPTGGAIKLPYEWKLTRVRDPHGNVMTYHYAFTDNFTDPLGTHSRLDHRLTEIRYVNNTRRVTFQYERLPEHEVFNGFFSMTRYRHSFRLKGISTFAPSAIATEGQRLVRQYVFTYANNMSTTKRSLLQSLQECVQESGAPVCKRATEFTWQAGGYSGNILLDDKAGDFAFDQKLFPVHGIPEQDHEAVFQLLELDGNQDGTTDILVAPWWEGGGQGQNWSFWAIRPSPQESSIVDTGIPVRAPQPIPQTPVEVCDYTKNCNTYLLPGDTLSSATFELDGDDRTDVLVPMGEYADLPMMWGFAQGLQVLKQTPGLPQGFATAGAYIPYSRTALLVAPGDFNGDGLSDLMVCVENDDRSRYFDPKNGSGTLPPGLEGSALYQGHWVYLENRSYLNPYTFTPLTLTTHPCSALDKIHVMDFDGDGTDNLLTIEGYNPVGGNLASQPGHWPPLWVNGSWFSPSQLRGRTYQALIFHTNLGQHTTESDFYTRNTGLPFDYYQRLHAGNGGNRACLDQYGALCRGNGFGADKVGDINGDGFPDVVRFESEATLESNGLSPFVNPEGGALLPDVGAAWAGRIEVWLNIGGFFVRSHDWMQTLGATSFHGQFLSAHLVDWDRDGSDELLIRNGAPQDSNAQPMIIEYPRQGGGTLEWSMTTLPPLPWTMDERALSLGDYNADGLLDVMVRSRNPDNDSDPLNDPWLLDFHVRQGDVPDLMQRLTNGNGASWMALYKPMSDPNIYREAFVPFPGLEDAVDSRRVFDTRSLVSSLLSPMGISPTVGSRKTDYFYKNAQQLLQGHQFLGFEHRNVKDDGATGPDAPPKDFTDLRLETYSTRSANINHNGRVAPHAGKLRQSLSLRKQIDTQDGALAVLTENQYTFVPRADFHGDPDWQVTPNWFGPCGYQYDQSLCASYFFSSLTRSTEVRAFEQFDSWLWTYGGLSWTALTPAQFADMAHADAQQGILPLKHTRKGYSAFPDAQDPNYTHDYDELGFPTRFYSEDVKSGARYETDLKYDHRLGVWQLGLVTEEKVTHRLPGALPEARTRTVQTTYTATGEPDVVTVEPTQAEYRYTTRHGYDSFGNATALQVSDAEGNDRNLTLQYGPDGVFPISFTNGLGHTATRRWEPGMGLVLSSTSPDGVKSISDFDGFGRPTFSQVWSQDTAMTPGTSITYEPLAFMPPRVIIEAPGLGTSETTFDNLGRPVQSVSKGFKGQYEVFNYAQYDDRGRLVRVSQPAKTGESALWTHLTYDVRGRLIERATPGDIEGVIKTRWIHEGLKTTQIDPDGNQTWLLSDTRGNVVRSADGHKADAPGTATEMCYRYGHFEGLNRLEPCTPTALRAPTQFVLDLYNRRLAMNEKQTGLQTFDYDPLGQLRSSVDAEGQTLQYEYDDLGRPITILDSEGGSTTWAYDVSRPGFLHQSVSRDGHAKTHVYDVFGRPSATDWTINGEVFRMQTFYDAFGRPQSLRYPTNLTVGMQYDDFGNLLRLTGFDNASVGFPLWEQLQADPYGGVHEALFGNGVVTTRTFDANTGRLESIRSVLHPQGAATTVQDLRLEWTKAMDLRKRLDALNDQSESFRYDAKHQLLGTQAKKGAVTQDATFAYDAFGNLLDRPDVGAYTYQDERLQTAGTTAFWYNDNGALIARSVNGINTALTHDPHGRVTSIFSLPTYELKFGYDAEGERVRRFDAQSGLETLTLGGWYRRERNVNTPLTPARHTHLVKVGTETIAELSRTYNGQGGIVTSTQHFLLPDELGSTAVVTDHTGAVVERRSYTAWGQPRNPLDWTQSTLFSTASLVTQGFTGHEGRDDGGFTFMRGRMYDASVGRFISPDPIVQAPFMLADLNRYSYAWNNPVSVTDPTGLCEKGGGDWSGPGVSGGAGMAFPFSIPWGCGAGTGSSDSIIPEHGGDGGPGSGGGGGGNGSPSLTPGNPEHEYAQSNPSVASVPVPSGEAAAGPVQVQRDTSSSKRQRKASAALALARLAYELTRSVYDQSIAQARMEESMRGLTFDFERFDERVLQLRSAAHQLSAREEKAREERAIRQKEQARERRRFNRKFAHGARWATLGLALASATSPWALLAFGFGVAGVEVSVGTQIITQDSSQFSTASTAAGTAGTLADGAAALRPFARFAGMLGRFGLRMTIYGYVQFASEETMELLTPSE; this comes from the coding sequence ATGAGACACCCCTTGTTCCTCTTACCCGTGCTCCTGGCCATCGGAGCGGCCAGCGCCAACAGCCCGGATGGCCACCTGAGTCAGACAGCCCCCACGGGCAACACGGGCGGAGCCCTCGCCGTGACGGCGACAGGCCAGGCCGTGACCTCGATTCCCCTCCAGGTCCCTCCCGGCATCGGGGCCCTGTCCCCTTCCCTCAGCGTCAACTACAGCAGCCACACCGAGAACGGAGAGCTCGGCGTGGGCTTCTCGCTCGCCGCCACCTCGAGCATCAAGCGCTGTGGCCGCATCATGAGCGACGACGCCACGCTCCACCCCATCACCTTCCGGGACGAGGCGAACGAGAGCCCACCCCAGTTCCCGGCGGACTGGTTCTGTCTGGATGGCATGCGGCTCATCGGCATGGAGAACAGCCTCAAGGTGGGCCGCGTCTACCGCAAGTACAACGACGACGGCAGCCGCGTCCTCGCGAAGGCCTCATCCGACGGCCTGCCCGGCTTCGAGCTGCAACTGCCGGACGGCTCCAGCCACTTCTACGGCACGGATGACCCGAGCCGCGTCTACAGCTTCGACATGGACCCCACGGGGGGCGCCATCAAGCTGCCGTACGAATGGAAGCTGACCCGGGTCCGGGACCCGCACGGCAACGTGATGACGTACCACTATGCCTTCACCGACAACTTCACCGACCCGCTGGGCACCCACTCTCGCCTGGACCACCGGTTGACTGAAATCCGGTACGTCAACAACACCCGCCGCGTCACCTTCCAGTACGAGCGCCTGCCGGAGCACGAGGTCTTCAACGGCTTCTTCTCGATGACCCGCTACCGTCACTCCTTCCGGCTCAAGGGCATCTCGACGTTCGCCCCATCCGCCATCGCGACCGAGGGCCAGCGCCTGGTGAGACAGTATGTCTTCACCTACGCCAACAACATGTCGACGACGAAGCGCTCCCTGCTCCAGAGCCTCCAGGAGTGCGTCCAGGAGAGCGGCGCGCCGGTGTGCAAGCGCGCCACCGAGTTCACCTGGCAGGCCGGGGGCTACTCCGGGAACATCCTCCTGGACGACAAGGCGGGCGACTTCGCCTTCGACCAGAAGCTCTTCCCCGTGCACGGCATCCCCGAGCAGGACCACGAGGCCGTCTTCCAGCTGCTCGAGCTCGACGGCAACCAGGACGGGACCACGGACATCCTGGTGGCGCCCTGGTGGGAGGGCGGTGGCCAGGGGCAGAACTGGAGCTTCTGGGCCATCCGTCCGTCGCCTCAGGAGTCGAGCATCGTCGACACCGGCATCCCCGTGAGGGCGCCGCAGCCGATTCCGCAGACCCCGGTCGAGGTCTGTGATTACACCAAGAACTGCAACACCTACCTGCTGCCCGGGGACACGCTCTCCAGCGCGACCTTCGAGCTGGACGGCGACGACCGCACGGACGTCCTGGTGCCCATGGGTGAGTACGCGGACCTCCCCATGATGTGGGGCTTCGCCCAGGGGCTCCAGGTCCTGAAGCAGACCCCGGGACTGCCCCAGGGCTTCGCCACCGCGGGCGCGTACATCCCCTACTCCCGCACCGCCTTGCTGGTGGCCCCGGGCGACTTCAACGGCGACGGGCTCTCGGACCTGATGGTGTGCGTCGAGAACGACGACCGCAGCCGCTATTTCGACCCGAAGAACGGCTCCGGAACGCTGCCCCCGGGGCTGGAGGGTTCGGCCCTGTATCAGGGGCACTGGGTCTATCTGGAGAACAGGAGCTACCTCAATCCCTACACCTTCACGCCGCTGACGCTGACGACCCACCCCTGCTCCGCCCTGGACAAGATCCACGTCATGGATTTCGACGGCGACGGCACGGACAACCTGCTGACCATCGAAGGCTACAACCCCGTCGGTGGCAACCTCGCCTCACAGCCCGGCCACTGGCCTCCCCTGTGGGTGAACGGCTCCTGGTTCAGCCCGTCGCAGCTGCGAGGCAGGACCTACCAGGCCCTCATCTTCCACACGAACCTCGGCCAGCACACCACCGAGTCGGACTTCTACACCCGCAACACGGGCCTGCCGTTCGACTACTACCAGCGCCTGCACGCGGGCAACGGCGGCAACCGCGCCTGCCTGGACCAGTACGGCGCGCTGTGCCGGGGCAATGGCTTCGGCGCGGACAAGGTCGGTGACATCAACGGCGACGGGTTCCCGGACGTGGTCCGCTTCGAGTCCGAGGCCACGCTCGAGTCCAACGGGCTGAGCCCCTTCGTGAACCCGGAGGGCGGCGCGCTGCTCCCCGACGTGGGCGCGGCGTGGGCGGGGCGCATCGAGGTGTGGCTCAACATCGGCGGCTTCTTCGTGCGCAGCCATGACTGGATGCAGACGCTGGGCGCCACGTCGTTCCATGGACAGTTCCTGTCCGCGCACCTCGTCGACTGGGACCGTGACGGCAGCGACGAACTCTTGATTCGCAACGGCGCCCCGCAGGACAGCAACGCCCAGCCCATGATCATCGAATACCCGCGCCAGGGCGGAGGCACGCTCGAGTGGAGCATGACCACGCTGCCGCCCTTGCCCTGGACGATGGACGAGCGCGCCCTGTCGCTCGGCGACTACAACGCCGACGGCCTGCTCGACGTGATGGTGCGCAGCCGCAACCCCGACAACGACAGCGACCCGCTCAACGACCCCTGGCTGCTCGACTTCCACGTCCGCCAGGGCGACGTCCCCGACCTGATGCAGCGCCTCACCAACGGCAACGGCGCGAGCTGGATGGCGCTCTACAAGCCCATGTCCGACCCGAACATCTACCGCGAGGCCTTCGTCCCGTTCCCCGGGCTGGAGGATGCCGTGGACAGCCGACGGGTCTTCGACACCCGTTCCCTGGTCTCGAGCCTGCTTTCACCCATGGGCATCTCTCCGACGGTCGGCTCGCGGAAGACCGATTACTTCTACAAGAACGCGCAGCAGCTGCTCCAGGGGCACCAGTTCCTGGGCTTCGAGCATCGCAACGTCAAGGACGACGGAGCCACGGGCCCTGACGCGCCGCCCAAGGACTTCACGGACCTGCGCCTCGAGACGTATTCGACGCGCAGCGCGAACATCAACCACAACGGCCGGGTCGCCCCCCATGCCGGAAAGCTTCGCCAATCCCTCTCCCTGCGCAAACAGATCGACACCCAGGACGGCGCGCTCGCCGTCCTCACCGAGAACCAATACACGTTCGTCCCCCGGGCGGATTTCCATGGGGACCCGGACTGGCAGGTCACCCCCAACTGGTTCGGCCCCTGCGGCTACCAGTACGACCAGAGCCTGTGCGCGTCCTACTTCTTCTCCTCCCTGACGCGCTCCACGGAGGTGCGGGCCTTCGAGCAGTTCGACTCCTGGCTCTGGACCTATGGTGGGCTGTCCTGGACGGCGCTGACGCCCGCGCAGTTCGCGGACATGGCCCACGCGGATGCGCAGCAAGGCATCCTCCCGCTGAAGCACACCCGGAAGGGGTACTCCGCGTTCCCCGACGCCCAGGACCCGAACTACACCCACGACTATGACGAGCTGGGCTTCCCGACGCGCTTCTACTCGGAGGACGTGAAATCCGGCGCGCGCTACGAGACCGACCTGAAGTACGACCACCGGCTGGGCGTCTGGCAGCTGGGCCTGGTGACTGAGGAGAAGGTCACCCATCGGCTCCCCGGCGCCCTGCCGGAGGCCAGGACGCGCACCGTGCAGACCACGTACACCGCCACGGGCGAGCCCGACGTCGTCACGGTGGAGCCCACCCAGGCCGAGTACCGCTACACCACGCGCCATGGGTACGACAGCTTCGGCAACGCGACGGCCCTCCAGGTGTCGGACGCCGAGGGCAATGACCGCAACCTCACCCTCCAATATGGCCCGGACGGCGTCTTCCCCATCTCCTTCACGAACGGGCTGGGGCACACCGCCACGCGCCGCTGGGAGCCCGGCATGGGGCTGGTCCTCTCCTCCACGTCGCCGGACGGCGTGAAGTCCATCAGCGACTTCGACGGCTTCGGGCGTCCGACGTTCAGCCAGGTCTGGAGCCAGGACACGGCGATGACGCCGGGCACGTCCATCACCTACGAGCCCCTGGCCTTCATGCCCCCGAGGGTCATCATCGAGGCCCCCGGCCTGGGGACCTCGGAGACCACCTTCGACAACCTGGGCCGCCCGGTCCAGTCCGTCAGCAAGGGATTCAAGGGCCAGTACGAGGTCTTCAATTATGCCCAGTACGACGACCGGGGCCGCCTGGTGCGCGTCTCCCAGCCGGCGAAGACGGGCGAGTCCGCCCTGTGGACCCACCTGACGTATGACGTCCGCGGCCGCCTCATCGAGCGCGCCACGCCCGGCGACATCGAGGGCGTCATCAAGACGCGCTGGATTCACGAGGGCCTGAAGACGACGCAGATAGACCCCGACGGCAACCAGACGTGGCTGTTGTCCGACACGCGCGGCAACGTCGTGCGCTCGGCGGATGGCCACAAGGCGGACGCCCCGGGCACGGCGACCGAGATGTGCTACCGCTACGGCCACTTCGAGGGCCTGAACCGGCTGGAGCCCTGCACGCCGACGGCCCTGCGCGCCCCGACCCAGTTCGTGCTGGACCTCTACAACCGGCGGCTGGCGATGAACGAGAAGCAGACAGGGTTGCAGACCTTCGACTACGACCCGCTCGGACAGCTGCGCAGCTCGGTCGACGCGGAGGGCCAGACGCTGCAGTACGAGTACGACGACCTGGGTCGCCCCATCACCATCCTGGACTCGGAGGGCGGGAGCACGACGTGGGCCTACGACGTGAGCCGCCCGGGCTTCCTGCACCAGTCCGTCTCCCGCGACGGACACGCGAAGACCCACGTGTACGACGTGTTCGGCAGGCCGAGCGCCACGGATTGGACCATCAACGGCGAGGTCTTCCGGATGCAGACGTTCTACGACGCATTCGGCAGACCCCAGAGCCTGAGGTACCCGACGAACCTCACCGTGGGGATGCAGTACGACGACTTCGGCAACCTGCTGCGCCTCACGGGCTTCGACAACGCCAGCGTGGGCTTCCCCCTGTGGGAGCAGCTCCAGGCGGACCCCTACGGTGGCGTCCATGAGGCGCTCTTCGGCAACGGCGTCGTCACCACGCGCACGTTCGATGCGAACACGGGGAGGCTCGAGTCGATCCGCTCCGTCCTCCACCCCCAGGGCGCCGCCACCACGGTGCAGGACCTGCGGCTGGAGTGGACGAAGGCCATGGACCTGCGCAAGCGGCTGGACGCCCTCAACGACCAGAGCGAGTCCTTCCGCTACGACGCGAAGCACCAGCTGCTCGGCACCCAGGCCAAGAAGGGCGCCGTCACCCAGGACGCGACCTTCGCCTATGACGCCTTCGGCAACCTGCTGGACCGCCCGGACGTCGGCGCCTACACCTATCAGGACGAGCGCCTGCAGACCGCCGGGACCACCGCGTTCTGGTACAACGACAACGGCGCGCTGATTGCCCGTTCGGTCAATGGCATCAACACGGCCCTGACGCACGACCCCCACGGCCGCGTCACGTCCATCTTCAGCCTGCCCACCTACGAGCTGAAGTTCGGCTACGACGCGGAGGGCGAGCGGGTGCGCCGCTTCGACGCGCAGAGCGGCCTGGAGACGCTGACCCTCGGTGGGTGGTACCGGCGCGAGCGCAACGTGAACACACCGCTGACGCCGGCGCGGCACACGCACCTGGTCAAGGTCGGCACGGAGACCATCGCGGAGCTGTCTCGCACCTACAACGGGCAGGGCGGCATCGTCACCTCGACCCAACACTTCCTGCTGCCGGACGAGTTGGGGTCGACGGCGGTCGTGACGGACCACACGGGCGCGGTGGTGGAGCGGCGCAGCTACACCGCCTGGGGCCAGCCCAGGAACCCGCTCGACTGGACGCAGTCCACGCTGTTCAGCACCGCCTCCCTGGTCACCCAGGGCTTCACGGGCCATGAGGGCCGCGACGACGGCGGCTTCACGTTCATGCGAGGACGGATGTACGACGCGTCGGTGGGGCGCTTCATCAGCCCCGACCCCATCGTCCAGGCGCCCTTCATGCTCGCGGACCTCAACCGCTACAGCTACGCCTGGAACAACCCGGTGAGCGTGACCGACCCCACGGGCCTGTGCGAGAAGGGCGGCGGCGACTGGAGCGGACCGGGCGTCTCCGGAGGCGCTGGGATGGCCTTCCCCTTCTCCATCCCCTGGGGGTGCGGCGCGGGCACCGGCAGCAGCGACTCCATCATCCCCGAGCACGGCGGTGACGGCGGGCCCGGCTCGGGCGGAGGAGGTGGAGGCAACGGCTCTCCCTCGCTCACGCCAGGCAACCCCGAGCACGAGTACGCCCAGTCGAACCCGAGCGTCGCTTCGGTTCCCGTGCCGTCCGGCGAGGCGGCGGCGGGGCCGGTGCAGGTCCAGCGCGACACGTCGTCGTCCAAGCGCCAGCGGAAGGCCTCCGCGGCGCTGGCGCTGGCCCGGCTGGCGTATGAGCTGACCCGGAGCGTGTATGACCAATCCATCGCGCAGGCGCGGATGGAGGAGTCCATGAGGGGGCTCACGTTCGACTTCGAGCGGTTCGACGAGCGCGTGCTCCAGCTCAGGAGCGCGGCCCATCAGCTTAGCGCCAGAGAGGAGAAAGCGAGGGAGGAGCGCGCCATCCGGCAGAAGGAGCAGGCCCGGGAGCGCCGGCGGTTCAATCGCAAATTCGCCCACGGGGCGCGCTGGGCGACCCTCGGCCTGGCCCTCGCCAGCGCGACCTCCCCTTGGGCGCTCCTGGCGTTCGGCTTCGGGGTCGCCGGCGTGGAGGTCAGCGTAGGGACGCAGATCATCACCCAGGATTCGAGTCAATTCAGCACCGCGTCGACCGCCGCCGGCACGGCGGGGACGCTGGCCGATGGCGCCGCGGCCCTGAGACCCTTCGCCCGCTTCGCGGGGATGCTCGGGAGATTCGGCCTCAGGATGACCATCTACGGCTACGTCCAGTTCGCGTCCGAGGAAACCATGGAGTTGCTCACCCCCTCGGAGTGA
- a CDS encoding transthyretin-like family protein: MLDAQELSRWYAGLALEERLAISRELGPRVRASRPKRDEATLPAVAVGRLVFEQEGPGGPRALHHIKVELWDRDFGSPDDFLGEGFTDPEGYFRVRYDPADAGEGDLPDLEVRFFEPQHSFRPDGQVVETWRRIGSEKGPDDHGGLHHDFGTLKLPYWEYDPSTPLARLLVTEEGTPPTAYAPGRALAMLKAVAPIELVKRRHLLQGKLGQAPGLDRIQADYPEAMTVRMERESPGSTRTDAFFGERLLNGMFSTLMDGDPEAPGDKAAFRLYFPWNAYEQDGDHCLPDVDVRLRLAEGRLLPTRIILGMREPGVKQAGAPVTRRSYTPADGPGWEAAKRMARVSATLETELGNHLGQCHFNVEQYAIAAHRNLRRSPLRWLLMPHLREVVLINHSASGFLVGPKGYITRASALTERSVDTRLLHLMGSYDWKGFAPAPPICESHRYARAANLFWRLLGEHVSAFFAEHAQALAAEWLEVRRFSDDLVAHSAPAFVCRYLRATVPGKPAPWFVRSERMDLDAKVTEPVAKAVSPVTCTDTPQPGELEALQQLCRYVIFFATFRHAWANNLQWDDAGEVLYACLGLRWGKDGALSTEADHDVAPPPEEATEMLWISWMLSKTSYGYLLSNEEADVHPRFVELLRAHAAEFAALGLDIRTVSSRINI; the protein is encoded by the coding sequence GTGCTCGACGCCCAGGAGCTGTCCCGGTGGTACGCGGGGCTGGCGCTGGAGGAGCGCCTGGCCATCAGCCGGGAGCTGGGGCCGCGCGTGCGCGCGAGCCGTCCCAAGAGGGATGAGGCCACGCTCCCGGCGGTGGCGGTGGGGCGTCTGGTCTTCGAGCAGGAGGGGCCCGGCGGCCCCAGGGCCCTGCACCACATCAAGGTGGAGCTGTGGGACCGGGACTTCGGCTCGCCGGATGACTTCCTGGGCGAGGGCTTCACGGACCCGGAGGGGTACTTCCGCGTGCGGTATGACCCGGCCGACGCGGGCGAAGGAGACCTGCCGGACCTGGAGGTGCGCTTCTTCGAGCCCCAGCACAGCTTCCGTCCGGATGGCCAGGTGGTGGAGACGTGGCGGCGCATCGGCTCGGAGAAGGGGCCGGATGACCATGGCGGGCTCCATCACGACTTCGGGACGTTGAAGCTGCCGTACTGGGAATACGACCCCTCCACGCCGCTGGCGCGGCTGCTCGTCACGGAGGAGGGCACGCCGCCCACGGCGTACGCGCCGGGCCGCGCGCTGGCGATGCTCAAGGCGGTGGCGCCCATCGAGCTCGTCAAGCGACGTCACCTGCTCCAGGGCAAGCTGGGACAGGCGCCGGGGCTGGACAGGATTCAGGCGGACTACCCGGAGGCGATGACGGTGCGGATGGAGCGCGAGTCACCAGGCTCCACGCGCACGGATGCCTTCTTCGGTGAGCGATTACTCAACGGCATGTTCTCCACGCTCATGGATGGAGACCCGGAGGCGCCGGGGGACAAGGCTGCGTTCCGGCTGTACTTCCCGTGGAACGCCTACGAGCAGGATGGCGACCACTGCCTCCCGGACGTGGACGTGCGTCTGCGATTGGCGGAGGGGCGGCTTCTTCCCACGCGCATCATCCTGGGCATGCGTGAGCCGGGCGTGAAGCAGGCGGGCGCGCCGGTGACGCGGCGGAGCTACACGCCCGCGGATGGCCCGGGCTGGGAGGCCGCCAAGCGGATGGCGCGGGTGAGCGCGACGCTGGAGACGGAGCTGGGCAACCACCTGGGCCAGTGCCACTTCAACGTGGAGCAGTACGCCATCGCCGCGCATCGCAACCTGCGGCGCAGTCCGTTGCGCTGGCTCCTGATGCCGCACCTGCGGGAGGTGGTGCTCATCAACCACTCCGCCAGCGGCTTCCTCGTGGGGCCAAAGGGCTACATCACCCGCGCCAGCGCGCTCACCGAGCGCAGCGTGGACACGCGGCTGCTCCACCTGATGGGCAGCTATGACTGGAAGGGCTTCGCGCCCGCGCCGCCCATCTGCGAGTCGCACCGCTACGCCCGCGCGGCGAACCTGTTCTGGCGCTTGCTGGGCGAGCACGTGAGCGCCTTCTTCGCGGAGCACGCCCAGGCGCTCGCGGCCGAGTGGCTCGAGGTGCGGCGCTTCTCGGACGACCTGGTGGCGCACTCGGCCCCCGCCTTCGTGTGCCGCTACCTTCGGGCGACGGTGCCGGGCAAGCCCGCGCCGTGGTTCGTGCGCTCCGAGCGCATGGACCTGGACGCGAAGGTCACCGAGCCCGTGGCCAAGGCCGTCAGCCCGGTGACGTGCACGGACACGCCCCAGCCCGGGGAACTGGAGGCGCTCCAGCAGCTGTGCCGCTACGTCATCTTCTTCGCGACCTTCCGACACGCGTGGGCCAACAACCTGCAGTGGGACGACGCGGGCGAGGTGCTCTACGCGTGCCTGGGCCTGCGCTGGGGCAAGGACGGCGCGCTGTCGACGGAGGCGGACCACGACGTGGCGCCGCCTCCTGAGGAGGCCACGGAGATGCTGTGGATTTCGTGGATGCTGTCCAAGACGAGCTACGGCTACCTGCTGTCGAACGAGGAGGCGGACGTGCACCCGCGCTTCGTGGAGCTGTTGCGAGCGCACGCCGCCGAGTTCGCCGCGCTGGGCCTGGACATCCGCACCGTCAGCTCCCGCATCAACATCTGA